The genomic region AAGGGACCCTGGCAGTGTCGAATTACACATTTGCCAAGATGATTTATCCCGAGGGGCACGACAATTGGACGCCAGCCAGGCAGATGCATCTGGATGGCTATACGTGTGAAGGCGTGGTGGATACCTTTGCGATTGCGGTGACGGTGAATATCAATCACGTCAAGCCGCGCTCGGGTGGGTTTTCGATCTGGCCGGGTGCGCACAAGCGGGCTTATGAGTATTTTAAGACGCACAGTCTGGTGAATGGATTAGATGCATTTCGCAATGCGCAGGGGGAGTATTACGATCTTCCCACGCCGGTTGATGTTACGGGACCGCCGGGTACGGTGACGTTCTGGCATCATTTGATGTTGCACAGCCCGGGAGTAAATTGTGGGCGGGATATTCGCATGGCATTTGTGAGTCGATTTCGGCGGAGGGATAATAACGATATGCGCTTTGAGACGCCGGATGATATGTGGGCGTATTGGGATGGACTGTAGGCGGATTCAGCGTTGATATACCGAAGGATAGGATGGCGAGTAAAAACCAACAAATAAAAAAACGCAGATCGCGCAGAAAGCGGCCGAGTCCAATGTCGGCTGTGTGGTCGCTGCTGCCCGCGTGTATGCTCAAAGATGGCATGGAGATTGCGCGGCAGTTGCGGCAAATACAGCGGCAAAAGCGACGCGATACGGGACGGTTGAAGAATCTGAAGGTGCAGGCGGAGCGGTCGGCGGCGTTGCGGAAAGACCGGGAGGAGAATCCGCTACACCTGACGTATCCAGAGGCGTTGCCGATTACAGCGCGAAAGGATGAGATTGTCAGGGCGATTCGAGAGCATCCGGTGGTGATCGTGGCGGGTGAGACGGGGTCGGGGAAGACGACGCAGTTGCCCAAGATGTGTTTGGAGGCTGGCCGCGGTGTGGCGGCAAAAATTGCGTGTACTCAACCCCGGCGCGTGGCGGCGCTGTCGGTCTCGCGGCGCATTGCAGAGGAGTTAAATGTCGCGTGGGGTGCCGAGGTGGGGTGCAAAATTCGGTTTAAGGATGAGACGGCGCCCGAGACGCGGATCAAGATGGTGACGGATGGGATGTTGCTCGCGGAGATTCAGGGCGATCCGTATTTGTATGAGTACGATACGGTTATTATTGATGAGGCGCACGAGCGCAGTTTGAATATCGATTTTTTACTGGGGTATTTGCGTCTGTTGCAAAAGCGCCGCCCCGAGTTGCGGATTGTGATTACATCGGCGACGATTGATACGGAGACGTTTTCAAAGGCGTTTGACAATGCGCCCATTATTGAGGTGTCCGGGCGGATGTATCCGGTGGATGTGCAATATTTGCCTATAGAAGATCTCGCCGGGGAAAGTGATGTCCTGACGTATATCGATGCGGCGGTGACCGCAGTGGATATGGTGGTTGATGCGGGACGTGGCGATATTCTGGTTTTTATGCCTACGGAGAAGGATATCCACGAGACGCGCAGGCGTTTGGAGGGGCGACAGTTTCGCTTTACAGAGGTTTTGCCGCTGTTTGGGCGGTTGACAGCGGGCGATCAGCAGAAGGTGTTTCACAAGCAGAGGTATCGGCGCATTGTGGTGGCGACGAATATTGCGGAGACGTCGATTACGATTCCAGGTATTCGGTATGTGATCGATACGGGTCTGGCGCGAGTCAGCCGGCACAATCCGCGCAATCAGACGCATCGGCTGCCGGTGGAGGAGATTTCTCAAAGCAGTGCCAGGCAGCGAGCAGGGCGGTGTGGGCGCGTGCAAAATGGGGTGTGTATTCGCCTGTACGATGAGAAGAGTTTTCTCGGGCGGCCAGAGTACACGCAGCCCGAAATTCAGCGGTCGGATTTGGCTGAGGTCATTTTGCGGATGATTGCGCTGCGGCTGGGCGATGTCGAGACGTTTCCATTTATTGATCCCCCCCGTTCTCAGGCGATTCAGGGGGGATTTAATGTGTTGAGGGCACTGGACGCGATTGATGATCGCAAGCGTTTGACGCCGCTGGGACGCGATATGGCGCGTTTGCCGCTTGCGCCGACGGTATCGCGGATGATTTTGCAAGCGCAAAAAGAACGCGCTTTGCGCGAGGTGCTGGTTATTGCGTCGGCAATCAGCATTCAGGACCCGCGCGTGCGGCCGCTCGAGCAAGAGAAGGCCGCAGACCAGGAGCACAAGCGGTTTGTAGATGGAGAGTCGGATTTTATCGCGTTGCTGAATATCTGGAAGGCGTATCACGATACGTTTGAGAAATTGAGAACGCAGAGCCAGATGCGAAAATTTTGTAAGCAGCATTTTTTGTCTTTTAATCGCATGCGCGAATGGCGCGATATTTACATGCAGATTCGACACACGCTGCGCGAGATGGGCGCTTTTCGGATGAACCGGGACGATGCGGGATACGATGCGATTCACCGGTCGGTGGTGAGTGGGTTGTTGGGCAATGTGGCGCAAAAGAAGGAAGGCAATATGTATCGCGCAGCGCGCGGGCGCGATGCGATGTTGTTTCCCGGGTCTGGGCTGTTTCAACGGCGAGAGGAAGGGGAGGATAATAAAAAGAGTACGCCCGGTTGGGTTGTGGCTGCGGAGGTGGTGGAGACGTCGCGTTTGTATGCGCGCACTGTGGCTCGCATACAGCCGTCGTGGCTGGTGGAGTTGGGCGGACATTTGTGCCGGGCATCGTATAAGGAGCCGTTTTACAGTATGCGGTCGGGGCGGGTGCTGGCGACCGAGACTTTGACGCTGCACGGTTTGCAGGTGGGGCAAAAGCGCGTGGGGTATGGACGCATAGATGCCAGTGCTGCGACGGAGATTTTTATCCGCGAGGCTCTGGTGAATGATGAGGTGGCGTTGCCCTATGAGTTTGTAGCTCAGAATCGGGATTTGCGCGCGCGCGTGGAAACATGGCAGATGCAACAGCGGTTGATGCAATTTCTGGATCTGGACGAGGCTGCATATCGGTTTTATGCCGAGCGATTGGAGAATGTGTCTTCTACGCACGATTTGAATCGCCTGGTTAAGAGAAAGGGCGCGGATTTTTTGCTGATGTCCGAAAAGCATCTGGCGGGCGAGCAGGTGGATTTTGATCGGGATGCGTTTCCCAATTTTTTGGAGGTGGATGGCGAAGAGGTGCCGCTTTCTTATGCGTATCGGCCCGGGCAGGATCGAGATGGCGTGACGTTGCAATTGCCGTACAAGCTGGTGCATTTTGTACAGCCTGAGGTGCTGGACTGGCTGGTGCCGGGGTTGTTGGAAGAGAAGATTACGCATTTGTTGCGCGGGCTTCCAAAAAGTATTCGCAAGCGGTTTGTTCCCGTGCCGGACAGGGCGCGAGAGATTGCCGCGGTTTTGCAGCCAACTCACGGCGCGTTTTTGGATTCGCTGTCTGCTCATATTCTGGGTACATACGGTATTGAGATTTCTCAAAGCGATTGGAATGTGCGCGATTTGCCCGAACATTTGCAGATGCGCGTGGAAGTTCGAGACGAGAAAGAGAAGGCGATTGTGGCGGCGCGGGATTTGCGCGTGTTGCGCGAGCAGTTAGATGCGCGCGAAGAAGATGTGCAGTCCGATGCGTGGATGCGGGCGCAGAAGCAGGTGGCGCGCCGAGATGTGACGGGGCAGACGCTGGGTGAATTACCCGAGCGCGTAGAGGTGATGCAAGCCGGTGGGATGCCGGTGTTTGGCTATGTGGGGTTGAAGCGCGAGGGAGGTCGCGTGGATGTGTGTTTGTTTAAGCGCGCGGATGAGGCGGAACGCGAGACCCAGGTGGGTTGGATGCGGTTGTGCGAGCGCGAAATGCGGGATGAGATGCGGGCGTTGAAGCGGTCTTTGGGCGATTTGAAGCAGTTTGAGGGCGGGCGCGAGGCTTTGCGCGAGGGTGCGTACGCAAATTTAATGGCGCATCTGTTCACGCGAGACGCGGCGTTTCCCATAACGCGCCAGCGCTTTGAATCGCGCGTTCAACAGGCGCGGTTGTATTTGCAGCATCTGGCACCGCAATTGATTCAGGCGATGGAATCGCTGTTTGAGACGCACCGGGAAATTCGCCTGTTGCGCAGTGGATATTCCGGGATGGAGGCCGATCTCGCGCGTTTGATGCCGCCGGATTTTTTGCGACAAACGCCTTATGATCAGGTGTTGCATTTGGGTCGGTTTTTGAAGGCGATTGTGATACGGGCCGAACGCGCGATGCTCGATCCGCTGAAGGACCGACAAAAGGCCGATCAGGTTCAGCCGTTTCAAGACGCGGTGGATGAGTTGATGGATTCGGAATTGACGGGTGCGAAGCGCGATGCAGTGCAGGCGCTGCGGTGGATGGTCGAGGAGTTTCGGGTGTCGGTTTTTGCACAGGAACTCGGTACGGCGCAAAAGGTGTCGCCAAAGCGATTGTACGATAAATTGGAGCAGGTGAGAGGGATGGTGTAGAGGTTTTTATGACGCTTAACTTTTTTAAACCCTTTGCGGAGTATGTCTATCCCCACCGGTGGAAGATTTTCTGGGGATTGGTGCTGTTGCTGGGTACGCAAGCGGTTCAGGCGCTCGTTCCGTTGTTGATGAAATGGGCGATTGATACGGCCAAAGCAGGACTGGATGCCGGGGATCTTACGGGCGATGTGGTCGATACAATCACGGGCAGCCCGATGGGCGATTTGCAGATGTACGGGGCGCTCATGGTCGTGCTCGGTATCGCGCAATGGGGCATGTCCTTTGGGATGCGCTGGTTTATTGCCAGTGCGTCTCGTTTTATAGAGCGCGATATTCGCACGATTTATGTGCGACATATTGTGCGGCTACCGCTGAGTTTTTTCCAGGCGCAGCGCGTGGGCGATTTAATGGCGCGGGCGACCAATGATGTGGAAGCGATTCAGCGGTTTTTTTATTTTGCGTATCGGCTGTCGCTACAGGCGGTTTTGAGTTTTGTGATCAGTCTTGTTTTGATGTGCATCATTGACTGGCAGTTGGCTCTTTTGGCGCTGGCTCCTATGCCTGTGATGGCTTTTTGTGCGCGGTGGGTCGGGCAAAAGGTGCGCGTGGGCTACCGACGGGTTCAGGAACAATTTGCCGCCGTCAGTTCAAAAATTCAGGAGAATTTGACGGGTATGCGAATGGTGAAAGCCTTTGCCATGCGCCCGCTTGAGATTGTGGATTTCGGGATTCTCAATGAAGAATACGTCACGCGCAACCGCCATTTGATTAAGATCCGCAGCCTGTATTATCCGTTCACGTTTTTGTTGAGCGGTGTTTCTATGATTGTGATTTTGTGGTTGGGTGGTCTGCGGGTGATTGAGGGGAGTTTGAGCCTGGGGGCATTTGTGGCGTTCAATGCGTATTTGCTGCGGATGAGTCGCCCGATGTCGATGCTGGGGAGAATTGTCGATGAGTATCAACGCGCGGTGGCTTCGCTGAGGCGTATTGAAGAGGTTTTGAAAGTATCGCCGCAACCCGATGTGGTGGGTGGTGCGACAGATGGTATCACGGGGGAGATCGAATTTCGCAATGCGAGTTTTTCGTACAATGGTCAACGGGTGCTCAAAGATATCAATCTTCGGATTCCAGCGGGGAGTACGCTTGCCGTGGTGGGGCGCGTGGGTTCGGGAAAATCCACGCTGGCGCGGTTGATCCCCCGGTTGATCCAGGCGGATGGAGGGCGGGTTTTGGTCGATGGCAAGCCGGTGGAAGATATACCGCTTCAGACCATTCGTGATGCGACCGGGTATGTGCCGCAGGACGCATTTTTGTTTTCGGATACGATTCGGGAAAATGTGGCTTTGGGCACGCGGGCAGAGGGCGATGTTGTGCGCGCGACCGAGATTTCGCAATTGGCTCCGGATTTGCACCTTTTTCCCGATGAGTTAGAGACGATTGTGGGAGAGCGCGGGGTCACGCTTTCGGGGGGACAAAAACAGCGCACAGCTATTGCGCGTGCGGTGATTCGAGAGCCGCAGATTTTGATTATGGACGATGCATTGGCCAGTGTGGATACGCGGACTGAAGAAGAGATTCTCAAACATTTGCGCGATATTATGGCT from Gemmatimonadota bacterium harbors:
- a CDS encoding phytanoyl-CoA dioxygenase family protein, whose amino-acid sequence is MAYFTDKEKLHFKEQGYVVKRDVVPMHLIDKAVDVLWEEIEADRDDPETWINAGPKGNLKCSSHPDVRATLTETPIQDMCEEMVGKGTLAVSNYTFAKMIYPEGHDNWTPARQMHLDGYTCEGVVDTFAIAVTVNINHVKPRSGGFSIWPGAHKRAYEYFKTHSLVNGLDAFRNAQGEYYDLPTPVDVTGPPGTVTFWHHLMLHSPGVNCGRDIRMAFVSRFRRRDNNDMRFETPDDMWAYWDGL
- the hrpA gene encoding ATP-dependent RNA helicase HrpA; this translates as MASKNQQIKKRRSRRKRPSPMSAVWSLLPACMLKDGMEIARQLRQIQRQKRRDTGRLKNLKVQAERSAALRKDREENPLHLTYPEALPITARKDEIVRAIREHPVVIVAGETGSGKTTQLPKMCLEAGRGVAAKIACTQPRRVAALSVSRRIAEELNVAWGAEVGCKIRFKDETAPETRIKMVTDGMLLAEIQGDPYLYEYDTVIIDEAHERSLNIDFLLGYLRLLQKRRPELRIVITSATIDTETFSKAFDNAPIIEVSGRMYPVDVQYLPIEDLAGESDVLTYIDAAVTAVDMVVDAGRGDILVFMPTEKDIHETRRRLEGRQFRFTEVLPLFGRLTAGDQQKVFHKQRYRRIVVATNIAETSITIPGIRYVIDTGLARVSRHNPRNQTHRLPVEEISQSSARQRAGRCGRVQNGVCIRLYDEKSFLGRPEYTQPEIQRSDLAEVILRMIALRLGDVETFPFIDPPRSQAIQGGFNVLRALDAIDDRKRLTPLGRDMARLPLAPTVSRMILQAQKERALREVLVIASAISIQDPRVRPLEQEKAADQEHKRFVDGESDFIALLNIWKAYHDTFEKLRTQSQMRKFCKQHFLSFNRMREWRDIYMQIRHTLREMGAFRMNRDDAGYDAIHRSVVSGLLGNVAQKKEGNMYRAARGRDAMLFPGSGLFQRREEGEDNKKSTPGWVVAAEVVETSRLYARTVARIQPSWLVELGGHLCRASYKEPFYSMRSGRVLATETLTLHGLQVGQKRVGYGRIDASAATEIFIREALVNDEVALPYEFVAQNRDLRARVETWQMQQRLMQFLDLDEAAYRFYAERLENVSSTHDLNRLVKRKGADFLLMSEKHLAGEQVDFDRDAFPNFLEVDGEEVPLSYAYRPGQDRDGVTLQLPYKLVHFVQPEVLDWLVPGLLEEKITHLLRGLPKSIRKRFVPVPDRAREIAAVLQPTHGAFLDSLSAHILGTYGIEISQSDWNVRDLPEHLQMRVEVRDEKEKAIVAARDLRVLREQLDAREEDVQSDAWMRAQKQVARRDVTGQTLGELPERVEVMQAGGMPVFGYVGLKREGGRVDVCLFKRADEAERETQVGWMRLCEREMRDEMRALKRSLGDLKQFEGGREALREGAYANLMAHLFTRDAAFPITRQRFESRVQQARLYLQHLAPQLIQAMESLFETHREIRLLRSGYSGMEADLARLMPPDFLRQTPYDQVLHLGRFLKAIVIRAERAMLDPLKDRQKADQVQPFQDAVDELMDSELTGAKRDAVQALRWMVEEFRVSVFAQELGTAQKVSPKRLYDKLEQVRGMV
- a CDS encoding ABC transporter ATP-binding protein — its product is MTLNFFKPFAEYVYPHRWKIFWGLVLLLGTQAVQALVPLLMKWAIDTAKAGLDAGDLTGDVVDTITGSPMGDLQMYGALMVVLGIAQWGMSFGMRWFIASASRFIERDIRTIYVRHIVRLPLSFFQAQRVGDLMARATNDVEAIQRFFYFAYRLSLQAVLSFVISLVLMCIIDWQLALLALAPMPVMAFCARWVGQKVRVGYRRVQEQFAAVSSKIQENLTGMRMVKAFAMRPLEIVDFGILNEEYVTRNRHLIKIRSLYYPFTFLLSGVSMIVILWLGGLRVIEGSLSLGAFVAFNAYLLRMSRPMSMLGRIVDEYQRAVASLRRIEEVLKVSPQPDVVGGATDGITGEIEFRNASFSYNGQRVLKDINLRIPAGSTLAVVGRVGSGKSTLARLIPRLIQADGGRVLVDGKPVEDIPLQTIRDATGYVPQDAFLFSDTIRENVALGTRAEGDVVRATEISQLAPDLHLFPDELETIVGERGVTLSGGQKQRTAIARAVIREPQILIMDDALASVDTRTEEEILKHLRDIMASRTTILIAHRISTVKDADHIIVLDEGRIVEQGSHDELVAHDGIYADMFRRQHLARELEIL